In Primulina eburnea isolate SZY01 chromosome 5, ASM2296580v1, whole genome shotgun sequence, a single window of DNA contains:
- the LOC140833097 gene encoding uncharacterized protein: protein MASVCFAVFLAVLLAFQFSAATAIFRSFWPPFFGNACQENLCGRGNCTVSKNGTFGYECICDKGWRQAFTEEDDDLKFLPCVIPNCTLNYTCATTPSPVQNRSVKAKSIFDPCFWTDCGGGTCNQTSPFTFACECEEGYYNLLNSTAFPCYKQCSIGGNCQNLGLNFHTPSSSSGTSPATNLDEQSTSHAATLNTRVDFTWSITMVTSFALVVWKHN from the exons ATGGCTTCTGTTTGCTTCGCTGTTTTTCTTGCAGTTTTACTAGCTTTCCAATTCTCTGCTGCCACTGCCATCTTTCGTTCATTCTGGCCACCTTTCTTTG GTAATGCATGCCAAGAAAATTTGTGTGGGAGAGGAAACTGTACGGTTTCGAAAAATGGCACTTTCGGGTACGAGTGTATATGCGACAAGGGATGGAGACAAGCTTTTACTGAAGAAGACGACGATTTAAAATTCTTGCCTTGTGTGATTCCCAATT GTACACTAAACTACACCTGTGCAACTACTCCATCCCCAGTGCAGAACAGAAGCGTGAAAGCTAAATCTATTTTCGATC CTTGCTTCTGGACTGATTGTGGAGGTGGTACCTGCAATCAGACCTCGCCGTTCACATTCGCTTGCGAATGTGAAGAGGGTTACTATAATCTGCTCAATTCCACAGCATTTCCATGCTACAAACAAT GTTCGATAGGAGGGAACTGTCAGAATCTTGGACTCAACTTTCACACACCATCAAGTTCTTCAGGCACTTCTCCAGCAACTAATTTGGACGAACAGAGTACAAGTCATG CGGCTACATTAAACACGAGAGTTGATTTTACTTGGTCAATTACAATGGTGACAAGTTTTGCTCTGGTTGTGTGGAAGCATAATTAG